The genomic DNA CTCGGTGCGGATCAGTCTTTCCTCGGTGCGGACGAACACCGTGACTGCCAAACTAGCGCAGATGCTCGTCAAGCACGATACGCGATCGATCACCATTGCGGTGGAAAGCGGCAGCGAACGGATTCGGCAGGTGATTAACAAAAAGCTGGAAACTGATGAAATCCTCCAGGCGGCACAGAACGCCAAAGCCGGAGGACTCAGCAGCATGAAGCTCTACGGCATGGTCGGCATTCCCACCGAGACGCGGGAAGACCTGGAGCAGACGATCGGCTTGATGAAAACCCTGAAGCAATCCACACGCGGGCTGCGGCTCACCCTGGGGTGCAGTACCTTTGTGCCCAAGTCCCACACGCCTTTTCAGTGGTACGGGGTCAATCCTGACGCAGAGAAACGGCTGAAACTCCTGGAAAAACAGCTGCGCTCCCAGGGTATCGAGTTCCGTCCCGAAAGCTATAACTGGTCAGTGATTCAGGCGCTAATTTCAAGGGGCGATCGGCGGCTATCCAGCTTGCTGGAGCGGGTGCGGCACTACGGCGACTCTTTGGGCAGCTATCGGCGTGCTTTTAAGGAAATGAGGGGGGAACTGCCCGATCTACATTTCTATGTCCACGCAGACTGGTCTACCGAGCAGGTTTTGCCCTGGCAGCATCTTCAGGGTCCGTTACCCGTGGCAACGCTGGTAAAGCATCGGGAAAGTGCGATCGCCGCTGAAATCTCCGTTGCCCAGCCTGCCTGAGCAGATCCCAATTAACCCCAATAGAAGTACAAAAGACAACAAAAAAGGAGCAAGATGCTCCCTCTAACGCGGATTGTTCATGGGGCGTTGCCTCGTATCCCTCGTTTGTTACTCCTTGTCCCAATGCTCCGGGGAGGATATGTGTCTTGGAGGCTCTAACTCCAGACAACAGGGGCAGCAGAGTCGCGTTCGGAACGGATTCATGCGGAAGCCCGGACACCCGATTTAGTTTTCCGCTGCTCATGAAGGCACGATCGCCCACGCTTCACTAGAAGATTGGTGTGGTACTGGTTCCCAGGAAATCACCTTCGCTGAGTCCATACTTGCGCTGTGCCTCGGAGATCGCGCTTTCGGTCGTGGAGTTCATGATGCCGTTAATTTCGCCCGGATTAAAGCCGTTCTCCTGAAGCTGCCTTTGCAGTTCCACGGTGCTATATCGCCCCTCCTGAAGATTTTGCTGATAAACCAGACGCGCCTTTTCGGCTTCCAGACGGGCTTGCTCTGCTTCTTGGCGGGCTTGTTCTGCGGCGATCTGTGCCTGCTGCATCTGCTGGATGTACTGCATCTGGGCAGGACTATACGCCTGGGTTCCAGCTGCACCGGGTACAATCCCTGGAGTTCCCGTTCCTGGAATTGCCGTGGCGTTGCCTGGAATGCTTCCGGTTGCGCTAGCCAAAGCAGCATTGACTTGAGGTCCAGCAATTCCGTCTGCAACCAAGCCTTTTGACTGCTGGAAAGTAATAACGGCGGACTCTGTGGGGGCATCATAGACGCCCGTGATTGGTCCCACATAGAAGCCCAGGGACTGAAGCTGGGTTTGCAGGGTACTCACCGCCATGCCGCTAGAGCCACGTCGGAGCAAATTACCTGCCGAAGCAGTGGGGGTTGTGGGAGCTGGGGTAACGACTGCCGGAGCGGAGCCTCGCACAACCTGACCCTCCGGGCGGCGCAAGGCTTCTGTGGTTGCGGGTCCCACAATACCGTCGGCAGTTAAACCGTTTGCCTGCTGGAAGGTTGCGACCGCAAACTGGGTTGCCCCATCGAAGGTGCCGCTGGCAGATCCGCTGTAATAGCCCAGTGCCGCTAAACGCCGCTGCAATTCCGCCACCTGTTCGCCAGAATCATTGAGCTGAAGCACATCCCGCGCTGCGTTATTGGCAGATCCGGCGATTGCTCCCTGCCCCAATGCTGCTTGGGTTGCGGCACCCACAATA from Leptolyngbya ohadii IS1 includes the following:
- a CDS encoding peptidoglycan-binding domain-containing protein, translating into MSDPVLVRVLPHTTLRLVVALKRSASRPGKRSVIRFVFTLLALTIGWGSGTLVERSMAQSIPFEVAQAGSVLQLNDSGAAVTDLQQRLTQLGFFSEEVTGFFGTATQSAVREFQRSQGLTPDGIVGAATQAALGQGAIAGSANNAARDVLQLNDSGEQVAELQRRLAALGYYSGSASGTFDGATQFAVATFQQANGLTADGIVGPATTEALRRPEGQVVRGSAPAVVTPAPTTPTASAGNLLRRGSSGMAVSTLQTQLQSLGFYVGPITGVYDAPTESAVITFQQSKGLVADGIAGPQVNAALASATGSIPGNATAIPGTGTPGIVPGAAGTQAYSPAQMQYIQQMQQAQIAAEQARQEAEQARLEAEKARLVYQQNLQEGRYSTVELQRQLQENGFNPGEINGIMNSTTESAISEAQRKYGLSEGDFLGTSTTPIF